A segment of the Agrobacterium tumefaciens genome:
CGCTGATTGGCCAATACCTTCCCAAGGTCGAAGAAACCGGACGCACACGCCCGCAATGGGATGTCGAACGCGATATCTTCGCAAAGGTCAACGCTATCCCGGATGTCCGGATCATCAAGCTGAACGACCGTGCGGAACGTGAACTGAGCTTCAACTTCCTGTCCAAGAACGAACAGGATCTGAACGACGCCGTTGGCGTGCTGGAATCGCGTCTGAGAGGATCGCCCATCCTCGCCAATGTCAGCTCGGAAGGCGCTCTGCCACGTCCTGAACTGCAGATCCGCCCACGCAAGGATGAAATTGCTCGCCTCGGCATTACGCCGCAGCAGATTTCTCAGACCGTACGCGTGGCAACCATCGGCGATATCGATGCGCAGCTTACCAAGATCTCTCTCGACGACCGGCAGATCCCGATCCGCGTGCAGGCGTCGCTCGATACCCGCCGTGATCTGGCAACCATCCGGGCGCTGAAGATCAAGACAGCATCGGGTTCTCTGGTCCCGCTCTACAGCGTCGCCGATATCGACTATTCGGAAGGTCCAAGCTCAATCAAGCGCAACGACCGTAACCGCGTTGTCTCCATCGGTTCCGACGTTCCCTTCGGTACCGCTCTTGATACTTCGACGGCCGAATTCAAACGCATCGTTGAAGAAACAAGGCTGCCGCCGACCGTCCGTCTCGCGGAAAGTGGCGATGCCAAGGTGCAGGGAGAAATGCAGCAAGGCTTCGTCAACGCCATGCTGCTCGGTCTGATGCTGGTGCTGGTGGTGCTCATCCTTCTCTTCAAGGATGTGATCCAGCCCTTCACCATCCTGTTCTCGTTGCCGCTTGCCATCGGTGGCGTAGCCGTAGCCCTCATCATCACGCAGAACGCACTGTCGATGCCCGTTCTGATCGGCATTCTGATGTTGATGGGTATCGTCACGAAAAACGCCATCCTGCTGGTGGATTTCGCCATCGAGATGCGCCGACACGGTATGGAGCGGGTTCAGGCCATGGTCGAAGCGGGCCGCAAGCGCGCCCGCCCCATCATCATGACCTCGATTGCCATGTCGGCCGGCATGTTGCCATCAGCGCTTGGCGTCGGCGAAGGCGGCTCGTTCCGTGCACCTATGGCCATTGCGGTGATTGGTGGCATCATCGTCTCGACCGTGCTTTCGCTGATCGTCGTGCCCGCGTTCTTCCTTATCATGGACGACCTCTCGCGCCTGCTCGCTCATCTCTTCGGCCGCTTCGTCGGCAAGAAGGAGCACGAGGACCCTGCACTGTCCAACGAGGAACTGTCGGGCATCGCCCGTGAAAACAGTCTGGCACTTTCTTCCCTGGAGGCGCGCGTCGCCAGCATGGAGAAGGGTGGAGCAGAAAAACCCGGTGACAAGGGCGGAAAGATATTACGTCTGCCGCCATTGGCTGCCGAATAAATCAAAGACGACGCCGGGCCCAAAACCCGGCGTTTTCATTTATGCGGTCCGGCAAAAAAATTGAACGAATGTGACAGGCACGTCCGCCATTTGATCGAAATCAATTCCCTTTCCTCCATAGCTGCTAGTTTCATCCGCATCGGAAATTGCCGGTCGAGGGACGATGCGATGAACCTTTTTCAAACAAGCGTCGGGGAGCGGGAACAAACAGGCTTCCGCGTTGCTTCGAACAACCCGGCAAACGGGTTGGGCGGGGGCCGCAGGGATATGAACAAGACAGTCAAGCTCAGCAACAAGGACCGCAACATCCTGTTGCGTGCGCCGTTGCTCGGTATTGCCGATGACGCTGCGGCCTTGCGGTTGATAGACGCCGCATCCGTAGCAAGCGCCACCGCACGCCATATCATTTTCAAGGAAGGCGAGAGCGCACAGCATTTTTACTGCGTGCTTACGGGATATGTGCGCCTTTATCGACTGGACCGGCATGGTCGAGAAGCCGACATTCGCATTTGCGGCCCGGGAGACACATTCAACGAATGCCTGATCTTCGGTAGCGACAGCTACCGCTTCAACGCACAAGCGGCCGAAACCACTACACTTGCCCGTTTTGATCTCGAGAGGATCAGGTTCCTCGTCGATCAGGAACCGGCAATCGCCAAGGCCATCATGCGGTGCTTGTCCAATAACGCGCTTGGCAGCATGGAATGTATCGCCAACGATCGCTTGCAGACCGCGCCGCAGCGCGTCGCCCATTATCTCGTGACCCACGGCCCCCGTGATGCCGCATCCTTTTCGCTACGCCTGCCCTTCCAGAAGAGCCTGCTCGCCGGCAAGCTTGGCCTTGCTCCGGAAGCGTTATCGCGCGCCTTCTCGTCGCTCAAGAAGGCAGGTGTGACCGTCAGAGGCCGCATCGTGCAGGTCAACGACGTCGCAGCGCTGAAACAAATCTAGAATTCTTCGGGGGAGGACGAAGGGCGGGATACCGAAAGGTGTCCCGCCTTGCTTTTGTCGCTACCCGTCAGTACGCAATGAAACGATACGCGTCGTTCTCACGGGTGACGTGGAAAAACCCGCCCAGATGACCACCGGACACCAGCCAACCGTTCTCGGCAGCATCGTTCAGCGCTGTGAAGCGTGTGTCATAGGCAAGCTGCGGATCGATATCGTAAATGAAACCAACGGCCGGATCGGCAGCCTGAAGATCCGTGCTGTGCAAAACATCGCCCCACAGCAACAGCTTGCTTGCCCCTTCGCCAATCAGGTAACCCGTTTGACCTGGCGTGTGTCCAGGCAAGGAAATTGCCTCGATCCCATCGGCAATGCGCCCCGTCGGTATCGGTCTCACCATTTGCCCGCAGATATCGAGAATTCGGGCCGCGATATCGAAGGCGCCTTGCCGTGCGGGTGGCAACTTCTGGCGCTCACTTTCATTCGTGAAAAAAGCGAGATCCGCTTCTGGAATCCATATTTCCGCATTCGGAAAATAGGGAGCGCTCCCATTGAACAGGCCAAGCGCATGATCGCCGTGGATATGCGTCAGCAGGATGCGTTTGATGTCCTTCGGTTCAATGCCCGCCGCAATCATCGCAGCACGTGCGTGTCCGTAACTGTCACCCCACGCGGTTCCACAACCGGCATCGACCAGCGACAAACCGTCTGAACCGGACAGAACGAAACAATTGACGTCGACATCCACAGTTTGGCGATCGAAGGCGGAAAGCGCCGTCTTCAGAGCCGCCTCTCCTTCACGATGAATGAGATGGTCAATCGGCGCCTTGTAGACGCCGTCGACGAACCGCAGGACCTCGTAGGGTCCGAAATGAAGCGCAGGCATTTTCTTACAGACCGCCCTGTTGCTTGAGGAAACCGACGATGCGGTCGATGCCGTCGCCCCGCTTCATGTCGGTGAAAACGAACGGCATTTCCTTGCGCATCCGTGTCGCATCGCTTTCCATCACGCCGAGGTCCGCGCCGACATAGGGGGCGAGATCCTTTTTGTTGATCACCAAAAGATCCGATCGGGTAATACCAGGCCCGCCCTTGCGAGGAATTTCTTCCCCTTGGCAAACTGAAATCACGTAGATGGTGATATCGGCAAGATCGGGCGAAAACGTCGCGGCCAGATTATCGCCGCCGGATTCAATGAAGATCACATCGAGATCGGGAAAGCGTTCATTCAGGCCGGCAATCGCCTGAAGATTGATCGTCGCATCCTCACGGATCGCCGTATGCGGGCAACCGCCGGTCTCGACGCCGACAATGCGCTCCGAAGGCAGTGCCTGCATGCGCACCAGAGCTTCGGCATCTTCCTTGGTATAGATGTCATTGGTGACGACTGCGACGGAGTAATCGGCGCTCATCGCCTTACAGAGCTTTTCAGTCAGCGCCGTCTTGCCGGAACCGACCGGCCCGCCGATGCCGATGCGAAGCGGACCATTTCCCGATTTCATGATGTTGTTCCCTTCGAAATGCTTCGTTTTGTTTTACCTTAGCGCGTCGCGCCACCGCTTCAAGGGCGCCATGCTGCACCGCACCAAACCATTGGTCAGTTTATGAGCGGAAGAGCCGCGTCGTCTGTATCTCGTGACGCATCGTCGCCGTGTCCGCGATAATCGTCGCGCTGCCGAGGTCATCAAGCGTTGCGAGAGCCGCCCTCTCCGCGGTTTCCGCCACCCGCTTCTCACTCGACGCCAGGATGGAAACACCATCGGTCTGTCCCGCAATACCGAGCCGGATGCCGGCCGAGACGACTTGCGACACACCTGAATGCAGGTAGGCAGCGATGGCGTCCACAAGCGGCACACCATGTGCGCCCGCCACAGCGCCAACGGTGATGGGATAAGGCGCCTGTTTCGGCAGGTGCTCGAAGACCGGATGCGGCCATGCGCGGGCAGCGGCGGCAAAAGCATTGCCGAGCAGCAGCGTCTCTCGATACCGCTCCGCGGAGCCTGCCAACGCCAGGGCAAGATCCGCCGTATCCTGCAAGACTGCGCCATCGCCGTAATGGCGCCAGCCATTGCTCAAGAACACGGCATCATTCCAGAGGGCGCCATGCGTCAGCAGAGTTTCCACCCAGTCACCGAGACTTGAAGCATCCCGAACCCTGCGATCCTCGACAGCTTTTTCCAAACCACCGGAGTAGGAAAAGGCCCCGACGGGAAACGCTGGCGACAGCCACGCCAGAAGACGCAACAAAGCGCCAACGTCACGATCGTCGCGCATGCCTCAGCCGTGGTCGTGGTGATGATGACCATGATCATGGTCGTGATGGTGCCCGTGCGAATGGCCGCCATGGGCGTGGTAAGCGCCGCGAACCGGCTGGAACGGCTCTTCCACATCACGCACCGTGGCGCCGAGCCCCTCCAGCATCGCTCTGATGACATGATCACGCAGGATGAGAATACGCTCGTCCTCGATCTGCGCGGCCAGATGACGGTTGCCGAGATGCCAGGCCAGTTCGATCAGATGAAGGCGATCCCTGGCCTTGATTTCAAAAAGCTTTTCATCGGCGGCACGAACCTCGACCAGATCGCCGTTTTCCACCACCAGCAGATCGCCGTGGGCAAACAGCACCGCTTCCTTCAAATCCAGCATCACCATTTCATCGTTCTGAAGATGCAGAAGCTTGCGGCGAAGATGACGCTGATCATGGGCAAGCGTCACGTAACCGGACGGCTCGTCGGCAGGGATTCCGGCAGGAAGATAAGAGGTGACGCGCAGCATGATGTATCCATTCAGAAACAGTCTTGGGGCTCGATTTTTGGCGGATTGCGAAGCCGATTTCAAGGCACCATTATCGCCAAAAAGACAAAGGCCCGGCATTGCTGCCAGGCCCCGTCGAAAAGCTGGAAAACCGCAATCAGGCTGCAGCGCGCGCCTTGAGGCTTTCCAGAATGTTCTGCGGCGAGGAAACGCCGTAGGGATCGGATTCGCAATTGTCCGAATAGCCTTCTTCCTCAAACCACTGCTCAACGACACCGTCGTTAATGACAGCAGCGTAGCGCCAGGAGCGCATGCCGAAACCGAGGTTGTCCTTGGCGACCAGCATGCCCATCTTGCGGGTGAACTCACCCGAACCATCAGGAATGACCTTGACGTTTTCGAGGTTCTGACCCTTGGCCCATGCATTCATCACGAACGCATCGTTGACCGACAGGCAGTAGATTTCGTCAACGCCGAGCGCACGGAAATCGCCTGCCAGCTTTTCGAAATCGGGAAGCTGGAAGGTCGAGCAAGTTGGCGTGAACGCACCCGGCAGCGAGAAGAGAACGACCTTCTTGCCCTTGAAGTAATCGTCCGAGGTCATGTCCTGCCAACGGAACGGGTTCGGGCCGCCAACGGCCTCGTCGCGAACGCGCGTGCGGAAGGTAACGGCGGGCACTTTCTTGCCGAGCATGTCTGATCTCCTTGTCTGGCGTTATAGCGCGGCAGAGCTTGGGAACAATCCGCGCGGAATTTATGGGCTTCGCTTATCGCAAAACCTGCTGCGATGCAGCAGAAAAAACGCAAAAAACGTCCACCGGACAACTGCTATGCACAATTGTCATCTCTGCGAACGACCGAGCTCGCAAAATTCCTCAGAACAGGAAATAACGCTGCGCCATTGGCAAAACCGTCGCCGGTTCGCAGGTCAGCAATTCTCCATCGGCACGCACTTCATAGGTCTCCGGGTCTACCTCGATATGCGGGGTCAGCGAATTGTGGATCATCGATGCCTTGGAGATACCACCGCGAACGTTCTTTACCGCCAGTAGCTTCTTGGCGACACCGAGACGCTGGGCGAGACCGGCATCAAGCGATGCCTGCGAGACGAATGTGACGGAAGAGTTGGTGCGCAGCTTGCCGTAAGCGGCAAACATCGGCCGGTAATGCATCGGCTGCGGCGTCGGGATCGAAGCATTCGGATCACCCATGGGCGCCGCCGCAATCGAACCGCCCAAAAGAACCATGTCCGGTTTCACGCCGAAGAACGCCGGGTTCCACAATACCAGGTCGGCGCGTTTGCCGACCTCGATCGAACCGATCTCGTGAGAGATACCGTGTGCGATAGCCGGGTTGATGGTGTATTTCGCGACATAGCGGCGAACGCGGAAATTGTCGTTCTCGCCGGTTTCTTCCTTGAGGCGGCCACGCTGGCGCTTCATCTTGTCGGCCGTCTGCCAGGTGCGGATTGCCACCTCGCCGACGCGGCCCATGGCCTGGCTGTCGGAGGAAATGATCGAAAATGCGCCGATATCGTGGAGGATATCTTCAGCGGCAATGGTTTCCTTGCGGATTCGGCTTTCGGCGAATGCGATGTCTTCCGGGATCGATGGCGACAGGTGGTGGCAGACCATCAGCATGTCGAGATGCTCCGCCAGCGTGTTGACCGTATAGGGCCGCGTCGGATTGGTCGAAGACGGAATGACGTTCGGATTGCCGCACACCTTGATAATATCGGGCGCGTGACCGCCGCCCGCACCTTCGGTGTGGAAGGCGTGGATGGTGCGGCCCCGGATGGCGGCAACCGTGTCTTCAACGAAACCGCTTTCGTTCAGCGTATCGGTATGGATCATGACCTGCACGTCGAAAGCATCGGCAACCGTCAGGCAGTTGTCGATGGCCGCAGGCGTTGTACCCCAGTCCTCATGCAGCTTCAGCGAGGAGGCACCAGCCAGAATCATTTCCTCGAGCGGCGCAGGCAGAGAGGCATTGCCCTTGCCGGCCAGCGCGAGGTTCATCGGGAATGCATCGAAGCTTTCGATCATGCGCTCGATGTGCCACGCGCCGGTGCAGGTGGTGGCAAGCGTACCATGCGCGGGACCGGAGCCGCCGCCCAGCATGGTCGTGACGCCGCTCATCAGCGCTTCTTCGATCTGCTGCGGGCAGATGTAATGGATATGCGCGTCCATGCCGCCGGCCGTCAGTATCTTGCCTTCGCCCGCAATCGCCTCGGTCGAAGGGCCGACAATAATCGTTACGCCCGGCTGGGTGTCGGGGTTGCCTGCTTTGCCGATAGCATGAATGCGACCGTCCTTGAGGCCGACGTCTGCCTTGTAGATCCCGCTATGATCGACGACCAGGACATTGGTGATGACGGTATCAACCGCCCCTTCCCCACGCGTCGCCTGGCTCTGGCCCATACCGTCGCGAATGACCTTACCACCGCCGAACTTTACTTCCTCGCCATAAGTCGTGAAATCCTTCTCGACCTCGATAAACAGTTCGGTATCGGCAAGACGAACCTTGTCGCCGACGGTCGGGCCAAACATGCTGGCATAGGCGGCACGGGAAATCTTGTAAGGCATGGGCTCAGGCTCCTTCAGACGCGGAGAAAATCGATGT
Coding sequences within it:
- a CDS encoding Crp/Fnr family transcriptional regulator is translated as MNKTVKLSNKDRNILLRAPLLGIADDAAALRLIDAASVASATARHIIFKEGESAQHFYCVLTGYVRLYRLDRHGREADIRICGPGDTFNECLIFGSDSYRFNAQAAETTTLARFDLERIRFLVDQEPAIAKAIMRCLSNNALGSMECIANDRLQTAPQRVAHYLVTHGPRDAASFSLRLPFQKSLLAGKLGLAPEALSRAFSSLKKAGVTVRGRIVQVNDVAALKQI
- a CDS encoding MBL fold metallo-hydrolase — its product is MPALHFGPYEVLRFVDGVYKAPIDHLIHREGEAALKTALSAFDRQTVDVDVNCFVLSGSDGLSLVDAGCGTAWGDSYGHARAAMIAAGIEPKDIKRILLTHIHGDHALGLFNGSAPYFPNAEIWIPEADLAFFTNESERQKLPPARQGAFDIAARILDICGQMVRPIPTGRIADGIEAISLPGHTPGQTGYLIGEGASKLLLWGDVLHSTDLQAADPAVGFIYDIDPQLAYDTRFTALNDAAENGWLVSGGHLGGFFHVTRENDAYRFIAY
- the ureG gene encoding urease accessory protein UreG, yielding MKSGNGPLRIGIGGPVGSGKTALTEKLCKAMSADYSVAVVTNDIYTKEDAEALVRMQALPSERIVGVETGGCPHTAIREDATINLQAIAGLNERFPDLDVIFIESGGDNLAATFSPDLADITIYVISVCQGEEIPRKGGPGITRSDLLVINKKDLAPYVGADLGVMESDATRMRKEMPFVFTDMKRGDGIDRIVGFLKQQGGL
- a CDS encoding urease accessory protein UreF; amino-acid sequence: MRDDRDVGALLRLLAWLSPAFPVGAFSYSGGLEKAVEDRRVRDASSLGDWVETLLTHGALWNDAVFLSNGWRHYGDGAVLQDTADLALALAGSAERYRETLLLGNAFAAAARAWPHPVFEHLPKQAPYPITVGAVAGAHGVPLVDAIAAYLHSGVSQVVSAGIRLGIAGQTDGVSILASSEKRVAETAERAALATLDDLGSATIIADTATMRHEIQTTRLFRS
- the ureE gene encoding urease accessory protein UreE, producing MLRVTSYLPAGIPADEPSGYVTLAHDQRHLRRKLLHLQNDEMVMLDLKEAVLFAHGDLLVVENGDLVEVRAADEKLFEIKARDRLHLIELAWHLGNRHLAAQIEDERILILRDHVIRAMLEGLGATVRDVEEPFQPVRGAYHAHGGHSHGHHHDHDHGHHHHDHG
- a CDS encoding peroxiredoxin, which gives rise to MLGKKVPAVTFRTRVRDEAVGGPNPFRWQDMTSDDYFKGKKVVLFSLPGAFTPTCSTFQLPDFEKLAGDFRALGVDEIYCLSVNDAFVMNAWAKGQNLENVKVIPDGSGEFTRKMGMLVAKDNLGFGMRSWRYAAVINDGVVEQWFEEEGYSDNCESDPYGVSSPQNILESLKARAAA
- the ureC gene encoding urease subunit alpha — protein: MPYKISRAAYASMFGPTVGDKVRLADTELFIEVEKDFTTYGEEVKFGGGKVIRDGMGQSQATRGEGAVDTVITNVLVVDHSGIYKADVGLKDGRIHAIGKAGNPDTQPGVTIIVGPSTEAIAGEGKILTAGGMDAHIHYICPQQIEEALMSGVTTMLGGGSGPAHGTLATTCTGAWHIERMIESFDAFPMNLALAGKGNASLPAPLEEMILAGASSLKLHEDWGTTPAAIDNCLTVADAFDVQVMIHTDTLNESGFVEDTVAAIRGRTIHAFHTEGAGGGHAPDIIKVCGNPNVIPSSTNPTRPYTVNTLAEHLDMLMVCHHLSPSIPEDIAFAESRIRKETIAAEDILHDIGAFSIISSDSQAMGRVGEVAIRTWQTADKMKRQRGRLKEETGENDNFRVRRYVAKYTINPAIAHGISHEIGSIEVGKRADLVLWNPAFFGVKPDMVLLGGSIAAAPMGDPNASIPTPQPMHYRPMFAAYGKLRTNSSVTFVSQASLDAGLAQRLGVAKKLLAVKNVRGGISKASMIHNSLTPHIEVDPETYEVRADGELLTCEPATVLPMAQRYFLF